The genomic segment GGGACCTGGATGACGACAATACCTCTGATGACACGGATGCCGACGGGCAGGATATTACCTACTCCATTACAGGCGGAAATACCGATAACATATTTGCCATTGACGCCTCTACCGGTCAAATCACTGTCAGTGACAATACCGACCTGGATTATGAGACAACCAGCTCCTACAGTCTCACTGTTCAGGCTGAAGACCCGGACGCTAACACCGATGAGGCTACCATTACCGTCAATATCACGGACGTGAATGAAGCACCGGTGGCCAAAGCTGACAGCTACACTTACAAGGAAGGCTATACGTACAGCGAATCAGCGGCTAATGGTGTATTGGCCAATGACAGCGACCCGGATGGAGATGCCATAACAGCCATACTGGTTGGCGACGTTTCCAACGGAAACCTCACCCTCAACAGCGATGGAAGTTTCGATTACACCCATGACGGCAGTGAAACATCAAGCGATCAGTTTTCCTACAAGGTCAATGACGGAAAAGTAGACGGAAACACCGTGACGGTGGATATTTCCATAATTCCAGTCAATCATGCACCGGTGGCAGAAGATGATACTGGAACACTTCAGCGTGGAGGCACTATAACGATCAATGTACTGGCAAATGACACCGATCAGGATGGTGACATCAATCCGGCTACTTTAGAAATAATGGCTATGCCCCAAAGCGGTGCCGGCGTATCAATTGCTGATAGTTCAATTACCGTGGATTTTGGTA from the Bacteroidales bacterium genome contains:
- a CDS encoding gliding motility-associated C-terminal domain-containing protein, with protein sequence DLDDDNTSDDTDADGQDITYSITGGNTDNIFAIDASTGQITVSDNTDLDYETTSSYSLTVQAEDPDANTDEATITVNITDVNEAPVAKADSYTYKEGYTYSESAANGVLANDSDPDGDAITAILVGDVSNGNLTLNSDGSFDYTHDGSETSSDQFSYKVNDGKVDGNTVTVDISIIPVNHAPVAEDDTGTLQRGGTITINVLANDTDQDGDINPATLEIMAMPQSGAGVSIADSSITVDFGMVPEFTGDDKVVYEIADDAGNSDQGTVYLTVHTRDQTLNIPDSFSPNGDGFNDKFIIPGIKEYPNNELIIFNRWGNEVYRKQNYQNEWDGSASNRNKKLPVGTYYYILHLKNRDKTRNGYIYLTR